TAGGCAGTATAATTAAAATGAATAAAAACTTCAATGAAACCTTCATCCTTATAAATTATTTACCTTGATGTTTTTTTCTACAAATGCTTTAATCGATGCTGCATCCTGAGGCATATTGGAAGGGTACTTATACATATACCAATCTACCGTCCAGGTAGAGGTTTGTTCAGGAGCAACTGTTTGGTAAGCTCCGTGCTCTTCGAGTTCGATAAAATCTAAGTCAGGGTTGACAAATAGCTCAACTTCGCCTTGCGTTGGTGCCAATCGATCAATCTCCGTATTTTCAAAACTCTTGACCAATAATATCCCATCATTGAGGTATGCAGCCCAGCCATCCTGACCATCCGCCAAAAGCTTTGTTTTGTCAGTATGCGGAATAGTACCACAGCCTTTTTTGATCGGAATGTCAAAACAATCAACCGAAGGATTGATGAGTTTTTCTGTGTTTTTATCCTTTTTGAAATACAATAAACCCGGGAAAGTGGCAAATTCAGCATCGCCAAAAGCACTTCCGGCAGGGAAAATAACACGTCCCCCTTTTGCCAAGCGGGTGATTTCCCAATGCCCGAAGGTTTTGTTCTCTTTACCGATATTCTCAGCTTCATAAGTAAAACGGACCTTATGGTCATTGATGATCTCGATGCCTTTGGTGAGCCTCAAGTCACTTGTTTTAAGGGGACTGCTCGTCATTTTGGCTGAAGTAGCAGACTGTTTGTAGTGGTAGGCACCCTCATCGATTGATTTTGGCGGTGGCCAGTGCCAGTCACGTTGCGGACTTGGCCACCAGGTGGAACCGTAATATTCTTCCTGTTCTTTATCAGAAACCAAAAGCGGAATATTATCAAAATATAATTGGTTTAACCTCGCACCAACGTTTGCTTTCACTTCTATACGGATTTTTCCGTGTTCAATTACTTTATCTTCCACTTTTTTATGATTTGAAAAGGCCAGGAAACTTAATAAAATATATAAATTAATCATTTTAAATCACTTCAATGGTTACATTATCAACAGCCACCAGATTGTCTGCCATCTTAGGCAATGTTTTTAGTTCAATGAAAAGGTGTTCAGTTCCCGCAGGAACGAAATATTCCGAGTAACATCTTTTCGATTTTCCAACAGGGGCAGACAAGCCCATCGGCATCCAGTTTGGGCTTGGATCACCGTAAATTACTTTACCATTCTTATTGTCCCCTTCATGCACATCCAATAAAAAGCCATGCCACGAGAAGCCGTTGCCATTAAGCGTAAGGAAGCTGACCTCTGCCGATACACGAATGCGTTTTCCTGCCAGCGAAGTAGCATCAATCGCCTGTCCGACAGACGCTGTTGCTCCTTCTGTTACCTGCGGAGACAAAACAATCGCTCGGGTTTTATTGCCTTCGATGTCAAGTTTACGCAGTGAGGAAGCATCGAAAACTGCACCTTCGGTTGTAGATTGCCAATGGGAAATACCCGATTCAAAATCGTTGTTTTTGATCAAGTTCGTCACCATCGATGGGTTGGGCTTTGTAAAAGATGCCTCCAATTTGTTGGAAGGCGCAGGGCTCAGTTCCAAATTATCAATCCATGCATCGGCACCACTTCCGTTATAACAGCTGACCAGCAACTCTCCGGATTTTGGACCAGGGTAAGGGTGGCTGACTTTAAAGGTTACACGGTAAGGGTGCCATTGTCCGTCACCTACTAAAGAAACAGCATGATCCTCAGTATGCTTTTTATGCTCTTCATCCTGAAAAACAGGCTTAATCAGTACGTCCACCGGCTTGATGGATTTTGCCATAAAGCTGACTGTCCATTCGCCCTTATCGGTGGTCAGGATTTCAAGGTGCTGATATTTTCCGGGCAGTAGGTGCCATGCCTTGTTTCCGTTTTGAGTAAAATTATCGGTATCATCCAGTACCACATTCAGCGCACGGCTGAAATTCCCGCCATAAACCGCCTGCTCAAAGTTGCCGGGCCAATATAGATTTGAGTCATTCGAGCTTTGTTGTTCTACGGTGTTGCAAGCACAAAAAAAACTTGACCCCAATATTATAGCGGTTCCTAAAAAAGTCTTTTTAATTTTCATGATTTAAAAAATAGTGTCAGAAATAGCGTAAGCATCTGACTAAAGCATACTTTAGTGCTTCAGTCAGATGGTATTGATAAGGTTGCAGTCTATTCGCTTATCCGGTGCAGCTTGTAAGGGAAGGTTTTTCCCGACAGCCATTGCGGAACATAGATATTCCCATCATCATCAACAGCCACATCGTGCGGATTCAGAAAGGTCTTATAATCACTTTCGATATAAAAATTTTCTTTATCTAAACGGCTTTTTTCCATGTTCATGCCCGGTGCACTGATGACTTGATTTTCTTTGTCCAAAACAACCAACCCACCGTCGTAAACAAACCAATCCTTCGTTACGATGACCGCAAAATATAGCAGATCTCCCTTGATGACCGGACGACAAATCCAACAGTCAGGTAAATGGATTTTTTGCTTGATTTCACCAAACATATTACAAACGAAAAATGACTGTTCACCCCTTGAGGTGACGATCAGTCGAGGTTCTTCAAAGCGATCATCCACCGCTATGCCGTGGGGAGAGTCAAAAACACCCTTGCCACCAAAGACTTGAAGGATTTGACCTTCAGCATTATACTGCGTCACATAGCCTTCGCCATAGCCGTCGGCAACGTAGAGGTCGCCGTTGGGCGCAACGGCGGTTTCGGTAGGCTTCCATTGTTCCAGGTTTTGGTAGGTTCCCCAACCGATCGGCGCTTCAAACTCTTGCACAATATTTCCTGAAAGATCAGCCTTGATGACCCGGTGGCCCTGTTCGGCATCAGTAACATAAATGAACTCTTGCCCATTTTCTTCGGAAATCGTCAGCCCGTGGGCGGTTTTCATTCCAAAAGTAAAAGAGCGAGCAATCTGTCCGTCGGGCTCAAAGATGACGATGTTATTTTTGGGCTCGGTATTGACCAGGATAATCTGTCCTTTTCGGTTAAAAACCATCTCGTGACAATGATGGACATTCAGGCTCGGGTGGTGTTTGTCCGCCCAGTCTTTTTCCACATAATAGGAAAAAGCTCCAGAAGTAATCACGTTCGACTGCTTCATGATTATACGCCGGAGAAGGACGAGAAACCTCCGTCAATCGGAATGATGGTTCCTGTGATGAAAGAGGATGCTTCGGCACAAAGGAAATGAATGGCTCCGCACAATTCTTCAGGCTTTCCAAAACGGTTCATCGGTGTTTTTTGCATTACCAATTCCGATCGCTCGGTCAGGCTGCCGTCTTCATTGATCAAAATTGCCCGATTTTGGTGGGTAACAAAAAA
This genomic interval from Persicobacter psychrovividus contains the following:
- a CDS encoding DUF4380 domain-containing protein — translated: MEDKVIEHGKIRIEVKANVGARLNQLYFDNIPLLVSDKEQEEYYGSTWWPSPQRDWHWPPPKSIDEGAYHYKQSATSAKMTSSPLKTSDLRLTKGIEIINDHKVRFTYEAENIGKENKTFGHWEITRLAKGGRVIFPAGSAFGDAEFATFPGLLYFKKDKNTEKLINPSVDCFDIPIKKGCGTIPHTDKTKLLADGQDGWAAYLNDGILLVKSFENTEIDRLAPTQGEVELFVNPDLDFIELEEHGAYQTVAPEQTSTWTVDWYMYKYPSNMPQDAASIKAFVEKNIKVNNL
- a CDS encoding 6-bladed beta-propeller — its product is MKQSNVITSGAFSYYVEKDWADKHHPSLNVHHCHEMVFNRKGQIILVNTEPKNNIVIFEPDGQIARSFTFGMKTAHGLTISEENGQEFIYVTDAEQGHRVIKADLSGNIVQEFEAPIGWGTYQNLEQWKPTETAVAPNGDLYVADGYGEGYVTQYNAEGQILQVFGGKGVFDSPHGIAVDDRFEEPRLIVTSRGEQSFFVCNMFGEIKQKIHLPDCWICRPVIKGDLLYFAVIVTKDWFVYDGGLVVLDKENQVISAPGMNMEKSRLDKENFYIESDYKTFLNPHDVAVDDDGNIYVPQWLSGKTFPYKLHRISE